In the genome of Elusimicrobiota bacterium, the window TTATTGCGTCTACTTTAGCATCTGATGATAAATCAGGAGAATTAAGAATAATTTCCATTGCTTCAAATGCTTTCTGGGAAAGCTTTGAAAATTCAGAAATTTCACCTATAGCTTTAGACTTTGTCTTTCTGAACTCATAAAATTTCTCTTTGTGTGTATTAGTAGTTTTCGTAAGGGCACTTTGAACGGACTGTAATAAAGTTTCCATAAGTGTATCCTGAATCTCATAAAATCTGTGAATTATAAATGCAATCAGAAAAAGAACTTTTTTCTCATTTCTTCTATAAATTTGAGAAGCCTGAGATTTTATAACGATATAAGCATAATATTTAATAACTTCCGGTGATAAATTTAAAGATTCTATAAGTGGTTGTAGATGAAAAAATAAAGATTTAAGATAATCTAAATCATAGATGTTTTGTTTTATTTTATGCTCCCTGAGAGATTGATAACTCTTTTTTAACCAGGTAAGTTTATATCTTTTAATTTCTAAATTATCCTGTTCTTTTTTATAACGTTTTTCTGGTATTCCAAAAAGTTCTTCAAGAGCCCCTTTCTGTTCATCAGTTATATTATTTTCAATTACCTCTGATAAGTTTTTCTCATAATCAATTAAAGCCTCTGTTATAATTTCTGATATTGCGTGATAACTGGGGATTTCTATCTTTTTTCTTTTAAGAAAATCTACCAGTGATATAAACATAAACTCCAGTTTTAAATGTTTTGAAGCCAGATATGCGGCTTCTTCTTTTAAAAGAGCTCTGGTTTTTTCATCAAAAGGCAGAAATCCATATTTTTCAAGTATGAGTTTTTTGTTTATATTATATGCTCTATCTGAAAAATCTTGTATTTTAATTTCTTCTAATGGTATATCAAATCTTTTAGCAATAAGTTTTATATCATCTTCATAAAAAAAATTTCGAGGATTAAAGATTTTTTTTGTGGACTTAAAATAAGCAAGTTGCATAATAAACCCGACTTTAGTAGTAATTGTTGTTTTACTATCGACAAATTCTTTAGCCCATTCAGGTAGTCTGAAAAATTTGTTTCTTTCTATACTATCGAATTTCGGGGGAGCATCAAATGCTTTAATATTAGCTTTGCTTAAAATTTGGATATGAGTACTCATATTCAACTCCTTTTTTACTATAAAAACGGTCCTTCAAATAGAGATTTGTTAACTATAAAATTATAATATATAATGGTTGGTAATTATATAAAAAAATTCGTTTTTACCATTTTTATAGTTGTGGAGGAAAATATGAAGACTATAGCCTATTTAAGAATATCTACAAATAAACAGGATCTGAGTAATCAGAGACTCTCAATATTAGATTATGCCTATAAAAATAAAATAGAAATTAACTCTTTTATAGAAATTCAGATTTCAGCTAAAAAAAATACCAGAGAGCGTAAAATTGAAAATCTCTTAATAGAGCTTAAAGAAAATGATACTCTTATTGTTACTGAGCTATCCAGACTCGGAAGAAGTCTGGGGCAAATAATTAGAATTGTAGATGAATTGATTAAGAGGCATATCAAACTTATTTCTATAAAAGAAAATATTATTCTTAATGACAAAGGAAATTTACAGACAAAAGTTATGATTGCACTATTTTCAATATTTGCAGAAGTAGAACACGATTTAATTTCACAAAGGACAAAACTGGGAATGGCTACAGCAAAAGCTAAAGGAAAAAAAATAGG includes:
- a CDS encoding recombinase family protein yields the protein MKTIAYLRISTNKQDLSNQRLSILDYAYKNKIEINSFIEIQISAKKNTRERKIENLLIELKENDTLIVTELSRLGRSLGQIIRIVDELIKRHIKLISIKENIILNDKGNLQTKVMIALFSIFAEVEHDLISQRTKLGMATAKAKGKKIGRPKGALGKSKLDGKEEDIKNFLSKKVSKASIARIMGVSYTGICSFIKNRNLKEIAEKEFVKKP